From a single Streptomyces sp. 1331.2 genomic region:
- the crgA gene encoding cell division protein CrgA, whose translation MPKSRLRKKSDYTPPTTAAVKISSGRGWVAPLMLALFLIGLVWIVTYYVTSGSYPVEGWRNWNILVGFGFIAAGFGVSTQWK comes from the coding sequence GTGCCGAAGTCTCGACTCCGCAAGAAGTCCGACTACACCCCGCCCACCACGGCCGCGGTGAAGATCAGCTCGGGCCGCGGCTGGGTCGCGCCGCTGATGCTGGCACTGTTCCTGATCGGCCTGGTGTGGATCGTCACCTATTACGTGACCAGCGGCTCCTACCCGGTCGAGGGCTGGCGGAACTGGAACATCCTGGTGGGCTTCGGCTTCATCGCCGCGGGGTTCGGCGTCTCCACCCAGTGGAAGTGA